One Betta splendens chromosome 16, fBetSpl5.4, whole genome shotgun sequence genomic window carries:
- the aldh5a1 gene encoding succinate-semialdehyde dehydrogenase, mitochondrial: MSTVCLLRFGCSCRKLLPVVMHRRFSLDVSAPLLRTHGYVDGRWVSATSDFPVLDPATGQELVRVSDCGPAEAKQAVDAAHSAFFSWKRRTAKDRSVLLRRWFELLKLHQDELAKLITFESGKPLRESVGEVAYSASFLEWFSEEAPRIYGDVVPVPFQDRRVLLLKQPVGVATIITPWNFPSAMITRKVGAALAAGCTVVVKPAEDTPLSALALAELAAQAGIPAGVFNVVPCSRAKTPSVGQVLCTDPLVAKISFTGSTATGKVLLKLAADTVKKVSMELGGHAPFIVFDSADLDKAVAGAMASKFRNSGQTCVCSNRFLVQRGIHDRFVEKLGQMMDAELRLGHGCDPDTTQGPLINTGAAEKVAHQISDAVSQGAKVLRGGKRLDGSFMEPTLLADVTTDMLCCQEETFGPLVPVLRFDTEDEALAIANASDVGLAGYFYSQDVSQIWRVAEALEVGMVGVNEGVVSCPEAAFGGVKQSGLGREGSKYGIDEYLEVKYMCFGGLKL; the protein is encoded by the exons ATGTCCACCGTGTGTTTGCTGAGGTTTGGCTGCTCCTGCCGTAAGCTGCTTCCCGTCGTCATGCACAGACGCTTCAGCCTGGACGTGTCTGCGCCTCTGCTGCGGACACACGGTTACGTGGACGGACGCTGGGTCTCCGCAACCTCGGACTTTCCCGTTCTGGACCCGGCTACCGGGCAGGAGCTGGTCCGGGTGTCGGACTGTGGCCCGGCTGAGGCCAAACAGGCCGTGGACGCTGCGCACAGCGCGTTCTTCTCCTGGAAGCGGCGCACGGCCAAG GACCGGAGCGTCCTGCTGCGGAGGTGGTtcgagctgctgaagctgcaccaGGACGAGCTGGCGAAGCTCATCACGTTTGAAAGT GGGAAGCCCCTGCGGGAGTCCGTCGGAGAGGTCGCGTACTCCGCCTCCTTCCTCGAGTGGTTTTCAGAGGAGGCTCCGAGAATTTACGGCGACGTTGTGCCGGTACCATTCCAGGACCGACGGGTCCTCCTCCTCAAGCAGCCGGTGGGGGTCGCGACCATCATTACGCCG TGGAACTTTCCCAGCGCCATGATCACCAGGAAGGTGGGAGCTGCTCTGGCCGCCGGCTGCACCGTGGTGGTCAAACCGGCAGAAGACACGCCGCTGTCGGCGCTGGCTCTGGCAGAG CTGGCGGCGCAGGCTGGAATCCCCGCTGGCGTCTTTAACGTGGTTCCTTGCTCCAGAGCCAAGACGCCATCAGTCGGCCAGGTCCTCTGCACAGACCCACTTGTGGCCAAAATCTCCTTCACTGGCTCAACGGCTACTGGCAAA GTGCTGCTGAAACTGGCTGCTGACACGGTCAAGAAGGTGTCCATGGAGCTGGGCGGCCACGCGCCCTTCATCGTGTTTGACAGCGCAGATCTAGACAAGGCTGTGGCCGGAGCCATGGCCTCGAAGTTCAGGAACTCTGGACAG ACTTGTGTGTGTTCGAACCGGTTTCTGGTTCAGAGAGGGATCCACGATCGTTTTGTGGAGAAGTTGGGCCAAATGATGGATGCCGAGCTCCGGTTGGGCCATGGCTGCGACCCAGACACCACCCAGGGGCCGCTCATCAACACCGGAGCTGCAGAGAAG GTTGCCCACCAGATATCAGACGCTGTGTCCCAGGGGGCAAAGGTGCTGAGGGGTGGCAAGCGTTTGGATGGGTCCTTCATGGAGCCCACTCTGCTGGCTGATGTCACCACGGACATGCTGTGTTGCCAGGAGGAGACCTTCGGCCCCCTGGTGCCCGTCCTTAG gTTCGACACCGAGGATGAGGCCCTGGCCATTGCTAATGCATCTGATGTTGGACTTGCAG GCTACTTCTACTCTCAGGATGTGAGTCAGATCTGGAGGGTGGCTGAGGCGTTGGAGGTGGGGATGGTTGGGGTCAACGAGGGCGTCGTGTCCTGCCCAGAGGCCGCCTTCGGAGGAGTCAAACAGTCTGGCTTGGGCCGTGAGGGCTCCAAGTACGGCATCGATGAGTATCTGGAGGTGAAGTACATGTGCTTTGGAGGCCTCAAACTCTGA